Genomic DNA from Desulfonema ishimotonii:
TCGTATGCGTACCGGCGCACCTCTCCCCCGGACACGCTGCACAGCAGCCCGCCGATGCCGCCCGCACCCTGTGTGCCCTGGCTGAGATCGAGGCCCCACACGTAATAGGTCTCACCGCTGGCAGCTCCGCTGACTGTCTCTCTGATCAGGTTCCACCCGTCATACACAAACACGCGGGTCTCATCCGGCGATGTGTTCCAGTTGCCCGGCGTTCCGCTGTAAACCTGCTTCCGCACCCGGCGGCCCATGTAATCATACAGGAACGTGATCTTTTTATCCGCTGTTTCCACGGCGGTCAGACGGTTTTCGGCATTCCACGTATACGTGTTCCCGTCATAGCCGGTCATGTTGCCGTCATCGTCATAGGCCGGGGAAGCGTTCACGCCGCCGGTCAGGGCGGTGTACTGATTCACCGCATTCCGGGCGTATGTCACCTGCGGGTCGGTCCCCCCGGCGGAATTAATCCGGTTGCCGATGGGATCATATTCGTACAGCCTGCCCTCGGCATCCACCACCGCGGCGGGCGCTGCCAAGGTTCCCTCTTTCCGCTCCGAGCCGGTCAGCTCGTTCCGGTTGTTGTAGGCATAGATATTGTGGCGGGTCTGTGCGAACGCGGTCCCGCTGTTCCCGACGGATTCCCGGCGTCCGAGTCCGTCATACCGCGACACGACGCTCGGACCATTCCACGAGTTTCGCGGGACGGGCACGTCTTTTTATACTCGCCGACTCCCGGCAATGCGGCGTTTTTGAATCAGGATATCCGGGATGATTTCGGGATGAACAGGATTATAGTGTGCGATATCGGATCGTTGGATTCGGATGGTTGAAAAGTGGGAATTGTTCAGGAAAGAAAACTGGAATCGTGGGAAGAGGCAGGTGAACTTCTATTTGTCATCCGCCCGTTTCAGCCGCCAGAGCCTCAGATTTCTTTTTTTGCCCGCTCCGGTGATGCGGTAATGGCCGACCTGATATCCGTCCAATTTTGAGAGCATTTTGCCGAATTTTATCCTGTGAAAGCGCGTGTCGCAGCGGCCCGGGGGAATCTGAATATCCGTACCTTCGGTCAGCTCGCACAGCTGGCGTGTCAGCACCGAGCGGCTGCCGTATTCGGCATGCCACAGCTCGGCAAACCTGATCAGCTCGGATTCGGTGACGGACGGGATGCGCGGGAGTTTTTCGGTTCTGAGAGGGGAGGTTTTCTTCAGTTCCGGCCGGATGATGTCAGCCAGATCAACGCCGGTGGTCTCCCTGGTGATGCGGTTGGCTGTGAGCAGGGCTTCCTGTCTGCCGCTGATTCCCATGAGCGTCACCGCTTTCAGTGCCTTTTCAAACCGGTCCACACTGCGGTCAAACAGCTCTCCGCTCAGGCCGGATGACGATTCCGAAAATTCGGACCGGGTTTGTTCGTATGCTTTTGCACGGAAATATCCCTTTACCAACCAACGCTGAACGTCCCATGCCAGATCATCTGTGAATGATTTCACCAACATTAAATAGCCGGATTCAGTGATGAATTTAATTTTTCCTTTTCGTCCGCCTTTATGACCGTCCGAAAAACGGACGGTCATAAGCTGAGTCCACTCCTCATAAGGCACATTGAAGAAATCCTCATCTTCGATAAATCGGCTTTTATTATCGTTGAATCTTTTTCTTGCTGTCCCTTCGGGCCGCTGATGCACCCGGTCAATATTTTTGAAGGTAATCACTCGTTCGTCCTTGTATTCGATGACGGGAATCTCTGTGCCGGAAATTTCTATGGCCTGATGATTCATGATGTTTCTCCTGATGATTTGGTTTCGTTTTCATATCAGGTAGCAATTTTTCAGGCAATATCAGGTGTGAATTTTGTAGGGTGGGCACGTCTTTTTGTGCCCACCGGTACGGGCATCCGTCGTGAATCTCCCGGAAGACCAGGCCGAGGCGGTCCGGGTTTTTCACGGCGGTGGTCACCCGGCCCTTGCTGATGCCGTAGTGTTCGGCATACTGCCGGTAGGATATCTGAAATTTGTCACCCCGGAATCTCTGCCGGTATCCGGTGACCTTTCCGGTTTTTGCGTCCCGGATTTCGGCGGGCCGGTAATGGTAGAGAATATCGCTCATGATTTCCGCTCCCACGAAATCGGTAGTGTCGCTTTCGCGTCTGATGTGTCTGTGGAAGGAGTGCGGAACCAGGGTACCGGCGAACCGGACGTTTTTCAGCATATCACAGGCCGGATGCATGGGTCCGGTGTGGGACCGGGAGACGGGTTTTTGTCCGCGCGGACGGGACGGGGCGGAATTTTCCGGATTTTCTGAAATTTTCTGTGAGACAGGGGCTTCGGCGATTCTGGCTGGGGAAACAGGAGCTTGCATTTGTAAACGTACCTCCGGGGGAAGTGAGGGTACGGCGCAGGGCGGGACCGGACTTGACTTTTTCCGGCTGGCTGACTATAGTACTCCAACTTTGGTTTTTCCAGGCACAAAAATTGCTGTAACCCCAAAACATACCTTTTTGAACCGTCTTCACAGTTTTTCGGACTTGAAACGGTTGTTTTTCCGCAATCCAGTCCGAAAATCAAAAAGTATACCCGGAAAAACCAAAATTGGATCAGTATATACAAAAAGGTGTTAAATGTTTTTGTTTAGTCGTTGCCCTGACGCGTACCCGTCGGGTTAATGAGCAGTGAGGTCATTCGGAGGTTGGAAGCTCCGAATGGCCTTGTTCATTTTCTGAATACCTCTCTTTTTTACAGGGGGCCGGCTTGGGCTGTCAACCGGTTTTTTTTGCCCGGCTCCGTGGCCGGGCTTTTTGTTTTTGCAGATCGCATATTTGCAGGGCGGAAGGGCTGTTTTGATTTTTGGTTCGCCCTTCATCTGCGGCGGTCAGAGAAAAAATCTTCAGCCGCCGTACAAAACCGGAACGGAGAATCCCTGTAATCCTTTTTTCCGGTGCGTTACGCTTCGCTAACGCACCCTACTTGCTGATCAGTCCTCAAAAGCCGAAAGCCAGTCATCCAGAATTTCAAATATATTTTTATAAGTGCCGGTTAGTTCTCTGTATTCTGTATCCCACTCATAAATTGTGGATGATTCAAGACCAAGCGCATAAATGCCGATGCCTGCCCGAACCATAAACGCGATGCTATCTTCGGGTAAAACAGGATTACAGAATTCAAATTCACTTTGCAATTCTTCAAGAGAAAAAGTGATTTCTACGCTTCCCAAGCATTTACAACTGTCGATTGATGCAATTTTAAATGTACTCGAAAATAAATCAATGCCATCATATATCTCAAAAACTTCCTCAAGAATCTCCAAAGGTTTCGGGACTTCAACATTTTTGTTCAGCCAAAGTATAGAGGCGCTCTCATCTTTATGTTCTATCTTAATCCGGTCATCAAGTCGAAGAAGCTTTCCAGGCTTTTTATTTTCAATCCATTCAAGTAATGTCATATTATTCCCCTCTTAAATGATTTTCCATCATCTTTTGCCTATTCAGCATTTTTCCAGAAGAGCCAGCTTGAGTTCCGTTTGGATGGTATTTTGTTACATGCCCCTTTGTTCCTCCTCTTGACGCTGAGACATTATCAGCGACTTCAGCTAATCCTGGATTTTCTTTTACTGAATTGATGTGATGCCATCTTGTATCTTTTGGATACACTCTCTCTTCGGCAATCTTTTTTCGCTCCTCCCAACTCCATCCGCCGTCATCTGCGGTTCCAGGATGGCCGCTTTGGATAAGCTTTCTTTCTGCCGACTTCGCTCTATCAACACCTCTTTCACGAGCTTTTTTTATTTCTGATTTAGATAATGGATTAGGATTGCAACACTCCTTCAATCCGTCGAAAGCATCATCAAGTTTCTTTTTGAAAGTTTTGCCATGCGATCCGAGTGCTGCCTTGACAGCTATGGTCATATCTATCGCAAACTGATTGCAACAGTCCTGTGTTTTGCCTTTCAGAAGGTCTGTGTCAAGATTCGAATATACCTGCCTGAGCTTATTGTTAAAATCATTGGAAATTCTTCTGAGACTTTTCCCCGTCGTTGCAAGCCTGTAGCCCCCGCTTCCGAAATCCCACAATGCCAAAGCGACCCCGATAATATCACCGATGGGACCGGGTCCGTCCGCGACGGCGGCAGTACCGAACTTCGCGGCAGCGCTTTTCACCTTGCTCCAGACTATATCCAGACCTTTTTCCAGCGCGATTTCAATGATCACACTTTCCGCAACCTCCTCCAGATTGCAGAGACCGAGATAATCATAGAAATACAACGGATTGTTAAAAGTAACTCCGTAAAGATTATATCCGCCCCACTCTTCCAGCGGATCACGATTTAACCACCTCCCCAGCTCAGCCGAGTAGTACCTGAATCCATAGTAATACAGCCCCGTCTCATCATCAAGATACTTTGTCGAGAACCGGAACGGGTTGTCCTGTACCCCGGTTCCCTCCGCCACGATCTCATTGCCGAAGGGGTCGTATTCATAATGCGCAACAATCACGCCGCTTTCGTCCACAAGCTGGCCCACGTTGCCGTTGGCGTCGTATGTGTATTGGCGCACCTTTCCCCCGGACACGCCGCACAGCAGCCCGCCGATGCCGCCCGCACCCTGCATGCCCTGGCTGAAATCCAGGCCCCACACATAATACGTGTCGCTGTCCGATGCTCCGGCGGTGACCGTCTCCCGGATCAGGTTCCACCCGTTGTACACAAACACGCGGGTCTCATCCGACGATGCGTTCCAACTGCCCGGAGTTCCGCTGTAGACCTGCTTCCGCACCCGGCGGCCCATGTAATCGTACAGGAACGTGATCCTCTTATCCGCTGTCTCGGCGGCGATCAGACGGTTTTCGGCATTCCACGTATACGTCGCCCCGTCATATGCGGTCATATTGCCGTCATGGTCATAGGCCGGGGACGCACTCACACCGCCGGTCAGGGCGGTGTACTGGTTCACCGCATTCCGGGCGTATGTCACCTGCGGGCCGGTCCCTTCGGTGTAATAAGTCCGGTTGCCGATGGGATCATATTCGTACAGCCTGCCCTCGGCGACCACCACCGGAGCGGTGGCGGTCGAAGTGACACCGCCCTCTTTCCGCACCGAGCCGGTCAGCTCGTTCCGGTCGTTGTAGGTATGGATATTGTGGCG
This window encodes:
- a CDS encoding ORF6N domain-containing protein — encoded protein: MNHQAIEISGTEIPVIEYKDERVITFKNIDRVHQRPEGTARKRFNDNKSRFIEDEDFFNVPYEEWTQLMTVRFSDGHKGGRKGKIKFITESGYLMLVKSFTDDLAWDVQRWLVKGYFRAKAYEQTRSEFSESSSGLSGELFDRSVDRFEKALKAVTLMGISGRQEALLTANRITRETTGVDLADIIRPELKKTSPLRTEKLPRIPSVTESELIRFAELWHAEYGSRSVLTRQLCELTEGTDIQIPPGRCDTRFHRIKFGKMLSKLDGYQVGHYRITGAGKKRNLRLWRLKRADDK
- a CDS encoding RHS repeat domain-containing protein, with protein sequence MPVIGGTKKRAVPRNSWNGPSIVSQYDYRYDALGRRKSVGNSGAAFAQTRHNIHTYNDRNELTGSVRKEGGVTSTATAPVVVAEGRLYEYDPIGNRTYYTEGTGPQVTYARNAVNQYTALTGGVSASPAYDHDGNMTAYDGATYTWNAENRLIAAETADKRITFLYDYMGRRVRKQVYSGTPGSWNASSDETRVFVYNGWNLIRETVTAGASDSDTYYVWGLDFSQGMQGAGGIGGLLCGVSGGKVRQYTYDANGNVGQLVDESGVIVAHYEYDPFGNEIVAEGTGVQDNPFRFSTKYLDDETGLYYYGFRYYSAELGRWLNRDPLEEWGGYNLYGVTFNNPLYFYDYLGLCNLEEVAESVIIEIALEKGLDIVWSKVKSAAAKFGTAAVADGPGPIGDIIGVALALWDFGSGGYRLATTGKSLRRISNDFNNKLRQVYSNLDTDLLKGKTQDCCNQFAIDMTIAVKAALGSHGKTFKKKLDDAFDGLKECCNPNPLSKSEIKKARERGVDRAKSAERKLIQSGHPGTADDGGWSWEERKKIAEERVYPKDTRWHHINSVKENPGLAEVADNVSASRGGTKGHVTKYHPNGTQAGSSGKMLNRQKMMENHLRGE